From a region of the Chitinophaga caseinilytica genome:
- a CDS encoding Crp/Fnr family transcriptional regulator, translating to MSTELEQHLKLILVTKEVPKKTMLLKRGQVCENVYFIESGMLHCFYEKNSEKITSWFMKENDVIISAKSFYMQTPSEESIVALEDTLVHGITYQQLQDIYSKHLEFNVIGRVLTTKYYIQSEERLYSLRKERARDRYLSLLDTQPDIIRRAPLKHVASYLGINMETLSRIRSSI from the coding sequence ATGTCTACCGAACTCGAGCAGCACCTGAAGTTAATCCTCGTCACAAAAGAGGTCCCGAAAAAAACGATGTTGCTCAAACGGGGACAAGTATGCGAAAACGTTTATTTCATCGAAAGCGGCATGCTCCACTGCTTCTACGAAAAAAACAGTGAAAAAATCACGTCCTGGTTCATGAAGGAAAACGACGTGATCATCTCCGCTAAAAGTTTCTATATGCAAACCCCCAGCGAAGAATCCATCGTGGCACTGGAAGACACCCTCGTCCATGGCATCACCTACCAGCAACTGCAAGACATCTACAGCAAACACCTGGAATTTAACGTGATCGGCCGCGTCCTCACCACCAAATATTACATCCAAAGCGAAGAACGACTCTACTCCCTCCGCAAAGAACGCGCACGCGACCGGTACCTTTCATTGCTAGACACACAGCCAGACATCATCCGCCGCGCCCCGCTCAAACACGTTGCCTCCTATCTCGGCATCAACATGGAAACGCTCAGCCGCATCCGTTCCAGTATCTAA